The Pantoea phytobeneficialis genome has a segment encoding these proteins:
- a CDS encoding sensor histidine kinase, with product MLLAVFDRAALMLICLFFLTRTRAFRQLLQKDEHSRQEKVVVTAIFSLFALFSTWSGIDVDGSLLNVRVIAVMSGGILFGPWVGIATGVIAGLHRFLIDIHGITSIPCLITSIIAGIASGAINRRVSKEQRWRAGILGGMLCETLTMLLIVLWARPMSLGLDIVSEIALPMILGASSIGLIVLLVQSVEGEKEAIAARQAKLALEIANKTLPLFRQINSHSLHQVCDIIRCEINADAVAITNTKQILAYVGYGAQNYQNGDDGLSPTTAQAITSGKIIIKNNDEAHRTKDIHSMLVIPLLEKGEVTGTLKIYYRRAHRITGSLKEMAVGLSQIISTQLEVSRAEQLREMANKAELRALQSKINPHFLFNALNAISASIRMNPDTARQLVINLSRYLRYNLELNDDEPIDIKKELWQVKDYIAIEQARFGDKLSMIYDIDEDLHFTLPSLLIQPLVENAIVHGIQPCRGKGVVTLSVKDLGDRVRVAVRDTGAGISEEVMARVARDEMPGNKIGLLNVHHRVKLLSGQGLTIERHQPGTEISFTLSKHGHRLPATQASVTETSA from the coding sequence ATGCTGCTGGCGGTATTTGACCGCGCCGCGCTGATGCTGATTTGCCTGTTCTTTCTCACCCGGACGCGCGCATTTCGCCAGTTACTACAGAAAGATGAACACTCGCGTCAGGAAAAAGTGGTGGTGACAGCGATTTTTTCGCTGTTTGCCCTGTTCAGCACCTGGTCAGGTATTGATGTCGATGGTTCACTGCTTAACGTGCGCGTGATTGCCGTAATGTCAGGTGGCATTTTGTTTGGCCCGTGGGTCGGCATCGCCACCGGGGTGATTGCCGGCTTGCATCGTTTTCTGATTGATATTCATGGCATTACCTCGATTCCCTGCCTGATTACCAGCATCATTGCCGGTATCGCCTCGGGGGCGATTAATCGTCGGGTGAGCAAGGAACAGCGTTGGCGCGCCGGTATTCTCGGCGGCATGTTATGTGAAACCCTCACCATGCTGCTGATTGTGCTGTGGGCCAGACCGATGTCACTCGGCCTGGATATTGTTTCCGAGATTGCGCTGCCGATGATCCTCGGCGCTTCCAGCATCGGTTTGATTGTGTTGCTGGTACAGAGTGTCGAAGGTGAAAAAGAGGCGATTGCCGCGCGACAGGCCAAGCTGGCGCTGGAAATTGCCAACAAGACGCTGCCGTTGTTCCGCCAGATTAACAGCCACTCGTTGCATCAGGTATGCGACATCATTCGTTGTGAAATCAATGCTGACGCCGTGGCGATCACCAATACCAAACAGATTCTCGCCTACGTCGGCTACGGCGCGCAAAACTATCAGAATGGCGACGACGGCCTCAGCCCGACCACCGCGCAGGCGATCACCAGCGGTAAAATCATCATCAAGAATAATGACGAAGCGCACCGTACCAAGGATATTCACTCAATGCTGGTTATTCCCCTTTTGGAAAAAGGGGAAGTCACCGGCACGCTAAAAATCTATTATCGCCGCGCTCACCGTATCACCGGATCACTAAAAGAGATGGCCGTGGGGCTGTCGCAAATCATCTCTACCCAGTTGGAAGTGTCCCGCGCCGAGCAACTGCGTGAGATGGCAAACAAAGCTGAACTGCGTGCCTTACAAAGCAAGATCAACCCACATTTCCTGTTTAACGCCCTGAACGCCATTTCAGCATCGATTCGAATGAACCCGGATACCGCACGCCAGTTGGTAATTAATCTGTCGCGCTATTTGCGTTACAACCTGGAACTGAATGACGACGAGCCAATCGATATCAAAAAAGAGCTGTGGCAGGTGAAGGATTACATTGCCATCGAACAGGCACGCTTTGGTGACAAGCTATCGATGATCTATGACATCGACGAAGACCTGCATTTTACCTTGCCCAGTCTGCTGATTCAGCCGCTGGTCGAGAATGCCATCGTGCACGGCATCCAGCCCTGTCGCGGCAAAGGCGTGGTGACTCTCAGCGTCAAAGATCTCGGTGATCGGGTGCGGGTGGCGGTACGTGATACCGGAGCCGGAATCAGTGAAGAGGTAATGGCACGCGTGGCGCGGGATGAGATGCCCGGTAATAAAATCGGCCTGTTGAATGTACATCATCGGGTGAAGTTGCTCTCCGGCCAGGGATTGACCATAGAGCGCCATCAACCTGGCACCGAAATCTCCTTTACCCTCAGCAAACATGGCCATCGACTACCAGCAACACAGGCCAGCGTGACGGAGACTTCAGCGTGA
- the ypdK gene encoding membrane protein YpdK, with amino-acid sequence MKYALMGISFFLLIWVGTFMLML; translated from the coding sequence GTGAAATACGCTTTGATGGGAATCTCTTTTTTCCTGTTAATCTGGGTCGGCACCTTCATGCTGATGCTCTAG
- a CDS encoding GNAT family N-acetyltransferase: MQLVTARLTLNRLQPEDWQIFKAVHEDAATMIWVSEIPDEEDIRQRFTERLAPWQVSSFHMLCMVARLRETGEAIGLFGCNPEWEPYRQAEVGYMMLHRFTGQGYGSEALGALCTFLLQAEFHKLKALVVEGNWPSRRILEKNDFVLEGTLRDNYLLNGQWVNDWVLGRLNQQK; the protein is encoded by the coding sequence ATGCAATTAGTTACAGCCCGTTTGACCCTCAACCGCCTCCAGCCGGAAGACTGGCAGATTTTCAAAGCGGTACATGAAGATGCCGCGACCATGATCTGGGTAAGTGAAATCCCCGATGAAGAGGATATCCGTCAGCGGTTTACGGAACGCCTTGCTCCCTGGCAGGTCAGCAGTTTTCACATGTTGTGCATGGTGGCCCGTTTGCGTGAAACCGGCGAAGCAATAGGCCTGTTTGGTTGCAACCCGGAGTGGGAACCCTATCGCCAGGCCGAGGTCGGCTACATGATGCTGCATCGTTTTACCGGACAGGGGTATGGCAGCGAGGCGCTGGGTGCGCTTTGTACGTTTTTGCTGCAAGCCGAATTTCATAAGCTGAAAGCACTGGTGGTGGAGGGGAATTGGCCATCAAGACGCATTCTGGAGAAGAATGATTTTGTGCTGGAGGGGACGCTACGGGATAATTATCTGTTAAACGGCCAATGGGTGAACGATTGGGTGCTGGGGCGTCTGAATCAGCAAAAATAA
- the alaC gene encoding alanine transaminase — MADNSTPRRFSRIDRLPPYVFNITAELKMAARRRGEDIIDFSMGNPDGATPPHIVEKLCQVAQREDTHGYSTSKGIPRLRRAISRWYADRYQVDIDPESEAIVTIGSKEGLAHLMLATLDHGDTVLVPNPSYPIHIYGAVIAGAQVRSVPLVAGVDFFNELERAIRESYPKPKMMILGFPSNPTAQCVELDFFERVIALAKQYNVLVIHDLAYADIVYDGWKAPSIMQVPGARDVAVEFFTLSKSYNMAGWRIGFMVGNKELVSALARIKSYHDYGTFTPLQVAAIAALEGDQQCVRDIAEQYKRRRDVLVKGLHEAGWMVEMPKASMYVWAKIPDHYAHLGSLEFAKRLLQEAKVCVSPGIGFGDYGDTHVRFALIENSDRIRQAVRGIKAMFRADGILPGTVKTTEEE; from the coding sequence ATGGCTGATAACAGCACACCCCGTCGTTTTTCTCGTATTGACCGCCTTCCCCCTTACGTTTTTAACATCACCGCTGAATTGAAGATGGCTGCGCGTCGGCGCGGCGAAGACATCATCGATTTTTCGATGGGGAACCCGGATGGCGCGACGCCGCCGCATATCGTAGAAAAACTGTGCCAGGTGGCCCAGCGCGAGGACACTCACGGCTACTCCACCTCGAAAGGGATCCCGCGCCTGCGTCGCGCGATTTCACGCTGGTACGCTGACCGTTATCAGGTGGATATCGATCCTGAGTCTGAAGCCATTGTCACCATCGGTTCGAAAGAGGGACTGGCGCATTTGATGCTGGCAACCCTCGACCACGGCGACACCGTGTTGGTGCCGAACCCCAGCTACCCTATTCATATTTACGGCGCGGTGATTGCCGGGGCGCAGGTCCGTTCTGTGCCGCTGGTGGCGGGCGTCGATTTCTTTAACGAGCTGGAACGCGCCATTCGTGAAAGCTACCCAAAACCGAAGATGATGATCCTCGGTTTCCCGTCCAACCCGACTGCGCAATGCGTGGAACTGGATTTCTTCGAACGCGTGATTGCGCTGGCGAAGCAGTACAACGTGTTGGTGATCCACGACCTGGCCTATGCCGACATTGTCTACGATGGCTGGAAAGCGCCGTCGATCATGCAGGTGCCGGGTGCACGCGATGTCGCGGTTGAGTTTTTCACCCTGTCGAAAAGCTACAACATGGCGGGCTGGCGTATCGGTTTTATGGTCGGCAATAAAGAGTTGGTTTCGGCGCTGGCGCGTATCAAGAGTTACCACGATTACGGCACCTTTACGCCGTTGCAGGTGGCAGCAATCGCTGCGCTGGAAGGGGATCAGCAATGTGTACGCGATATCGCCGAGCAGTACAAACGTCGTCGTGATGTGCTGGTGAAAGGGCTGCACGAAGCGGGATGGATGGTCGAGATGCCCAAAGCCTCGATGTACGTCTGGGCGAAAATTCCTGACCATTACGCGCATCTTGGTTCGCTGGAGTTTGCCAAACGTTTATTGCAGGAGGCCAAAGTGTGCGTGTCGCCAGGTATCGGCTTTGGTGACTACGGTGACACCCATGTGCGTTTTGCGCTGATTGAGAACAGCGATCGTATTCGTCAGGCGGTGCGGGGAATTAAAGCGATGTTCCGTGCCGACGGGATTTTGCCCGGAACCGTGAAAACCACAGAAGAAGAATAG